In Treponema primitia ZAS-2, a genomic segment contains:
- a CDS encoding HEAT repeat domain-containing protein — translation MKAIKYVIAAAVGLLTVSMVMGQEMSVEESYLQESVENMIIREQSQAAGRDMKMVALEYIGEAINHGNTSEEVRNALEYLSLEGVTNQTRENGRLMNNFPDVRAKSAEYLGELGGPEAKNALLKIMLADPEPMVLTEAVKSLAKIGLNDNEETANTISWVVTRFDVLTPDNLLALSALEAFEILAEKNGGLHDPSAIRAILRIADGRYIKPVQDRARQLIFDLRKYSSGSQTSSANNTR, via the coding sequence GTGAAAGCTATCAAGTATGTTATTGCAGCTGCGGTGGGGCTTCTGACGGTGTCTATGGTAATGGGGCAGGAGATGTCCGTAGAAGAGTCGTACCTTCAGGAATCGGTGGAAAATATGATCATCCGTGAGCAAAGCCAGGCTGCCGGAAGGGATATGAAAATGGTCGCCCTGGAATATATCGGAGAAGCGATAAATCACGGAAATACCAGCGAAGAGGTGCGTAATGCCTTGGAGTACCTTTCCCTGGAAGGGGTTACCAACCAGACCCGGGAAAACGGGCGGCTGATGAACAACTTCCCGGATGTACGGGCCAAGTCGGCAGAATATCTAGGGGAACTGGGCGGCCCGGAGGCAAAAAACGCCCTGCTCAAGATCATGCTGGCGGACCCGGAACCCATGGTGCTTACGGAAGCAGTTAAATCCCTGGCAAAGATAGGCCTTAACGATAATGAAGAAACGGCGAATACCATCTCCTGGGTGGTAACCCGCTTTGATGTACTCACCCCGGACAACCTCCTGGCACTTTCAGCCCTGGAAGCCTTTGAGATACTGGCGGAGAAAAACGGCGGCCTTCATGACCCCTCGGCGATACGGGCCATACTCCGCATTGCCGACGGCCGCTATATTAAGCCGGTCCAGGACCGGGCCCGGCAGCTGATCTTCGATCTGCGGAAGTACAGTAGCGGCAGCCAGACCAGCTCCGCAAATAATACCAGGTAA